The Macadamia integrifolia cultivar HAES 741 chromosome 4, SCU_Mint_v3, whole genome shotgun sequence genome contains the following window.
TGACATATTTTGAGTAAGTGACATCAACTCATGGATTTCAAATTGGAGACATTCTTACTGTGTGTCACgtgattttatttctatattcTGAAAGAAAATCCACCAAGTGCTCCACTAAACTCCAGAGTGGATTTAAAGTTAGATTGTAATCGCATCTGGTCTTCCTCTATCCTcccctctttttccttctctctctaccgctttctctttctctctctacccaTCTTATTGCCTTTATATATAGTGAAGTCTACAGCTTTGCATGGGACCTTGTGAATGAGAGGATCAATGGAGGATACAACTACAAAAGATGTTTCTCTCCAGGAGTTGAGAGATAAGCTTGCAGAGTTTTCTAGTGTGAGGGGATGGGATCAGTTCCATAGCCCAAGGAATCTTCTCTTAGCACTGGTAAGTGATCATCACCATTAATGTCTTCTTCTACagttaatttatttaattagtcACTACTGTTTAATTATCATAATATGTAGGTTGGAGAGGTTGGGGAGCTTTCTGAGATATTTCAATGGAAGGGAGAAGTAGCTAAAGGACTTCCAAATTGGACTTCAGATGATAAAGAACATTTAGAGGAGGAGATCTCAGATGTTTTACTCTATCTTGTTCGTTTAGCTGATGTCTGTGGACTTGATCTTGGACAAGCTGCTCTAACTAAGCTTGTAAAGAATGCACAGAAATATCCAGTCATCAACAACCCTAAACTAAGTtataaaaaaccctaaaattataAGTTGATTAGATGATATTAATGGGAGTTTAATTCTCCATGTCTTGAGTCTTGAGTTGCTTctttgtaacttttttttttcccccttgttGATTTAGGTGGTTTTGTGATTGAACAACAAAGTGAATTTAATTTGTATTTGAGGACATGGTAAGACATAGTTTTGAGTATTACTAAGCATATTAAGAGTAGTTGAAGTGATGTAGGGAAGCTTTCTGAAGAATTCTTGGATCAGCTACATCAGCAGAAGTCCACCTGATCTAAACGAAAATGCACAACTTTTGAGGGTCATAACACGTCTATAGCCTCGTCATTTGGACCATCCCATTCGGGGCAAATTCACTTATTTAGTATACTGAATTGTTTGATGCATAATTTATGgatattagtttcctattttatttagtTCGTCATTTGGACCATCCCATTATTTAGTATACTGGATTGTTTGATGCATAATTTAAGGAtactagtttcctattttatttagttttcttTGTTCGTTGTAATCCAACTTTCTTATATAAGGATTGTTTTGGATTAAATAAAGATACCTTGAAGTTTACAACAACAACTTAGTCTTTTCCCAACTAATTGGGGTTGGCCATATGGATCCATGAACGAAAAGTAAAAATGTAATACCGCAAGGTCATCCCATCAAAAAGCATTTGACTACATGTATCTTtaccctccaaacagctctatgAATCTGTTGGCACGGAATTTTCCTTACTTATGGTAAACTAATCATATTGGTGAGTGCATGAGCATGTCAGAATCCTTCTTGACTGGATTCAATAGTAGATCTGACTTCGATCAAACGACTTGGGCTCTCATCTTGTCCCGATTGCTTCAAGTACTTTTGAATAATCAAAACCACCAATAGATGAAGGAACAAAACAGTGATATATTCCTTGCAAAGGATTTTGAATACAATTCGCTAGAGCGACAAAAGAGTTCTACTCTACCTCTAATTTTAAAGAGTGGAAAGTAAAGGAATAAAAGAGTTGCATTGTAGTTGGATTCTTGTGTGTTGTTGATTGTCtttcttttggatgaatttCTTTCCTTAATCCTTATATACCTTCTAGATTTAACCATTCCACCACGCACACCATTAGCCCACTTTCCTCATTAAGCTGGGCTCCAATGCTCCTGTGACACCTATCCCATAACAAAAGTTTTCTATGTGCATGTCCTCAACTAGCCTCATGTGCTGGTGCCACATTGCTCAAGGGTAACGGGGTTTTTAGATCACCAAAGTCAACCCAGGTTTGCCCTCTTCATACAAACCATCTTTGCCACTTCATCAGGCATATGTTTTCAAATTTGGCGCCAACAGAATCAAATTCATTTTATTTACTCTTCTTCCCAttggaattagggttttcttaaTTACCTTGTcagtttttttacttttaaaaaaaaaaaattaccttatGTATAAATATGAGGGTTTATTAGCGTCAGAATGAGATCTAGCCTCCAATTTTCCTATTGCGTCATGAAAATCAGTCATCATTTGTTGTAGTCAAGTGTCTAATGAGGTTGCTATTGAAAATTTATTGTTGCAAACGTTAGTAAAAGAGACATATGATCTACCACATATATAACCAATcccccccccacaccccccccaccATGCCCCTCCCTCCTTTCCTCATGACCATTGGCCCATAACCTTCTAGTGAACAACCTCTTAAGCTTCTATATCAGGACAAAAGAAATGATCACAATCAGGTAGCGTCGCTTTCTTGGATCACTTTGTGCATACTTCCTTTCAATCTATTAAGAGTAAGCAAAATTGAgaattgaaaagaaagagaccccaccccaccccaccctacAACTTGCCTATGTActaagatttgaagagagaagATCTAGAGGGCAATCCATGGCTAGAGGTTGGAATAGGCCTGAAGCCTATTGCTACATTGTGGTGTGGGTGTTTCTGTTTTTCCGGATAAGATGTGGTCTAGGCGTTTCATATTAATGAGTAAGTGAACTTTTCCGTTGATCTGATCCCATTCTGATAAAAGTATCTGAAAGTGACATTTTATCTTTGATCTGAATTAGATTGAAATCAATTGGGATCAAAGAATTTAAGAGTATCGCTGTATTGTGCTTGGAGGAGTACACTTGAAGGTATACGTCTATGTATGTCTAAAGACAAaggtgggttagggtttagagaCCTGGCGATTCAAAATAAGGCTCTTCTTGGGAAGTTGGCTTGGCGACTTTGGCAATTCCCAAACTCTCATTGGGCTCTCCACATGAAACAGATCCACTACCCTAATCGGTCTTTCTTTGAATCTCGATTAGGCTCGGACCCATCTTGGGCTTGGAGGAGTATACTTGAAGGTCGGAAGGTTATTGTTGATGATCTCATTTGGATTGTTGGGGATGGAGCTAGCATCAAGGTCTAGGAGGACGCATGGTTACCGTCTACTCCAAACCATAGACTTCAACACCCTTATCTATGCACCAATAGTAACCTTTTGGTGTCCGATTTAATTGATCATGCAAATCGTTCATGGAATTGTCATGTGCTGGATATGTTGTTTCACCCAGCAGCTATTTTAGAGATCAATCTCAGCCTTTTCCCCCATTCGGATTCACAGATCTGGAGCGGCTCCAAGGATTGTGAATATTCCTCCAAGTTTGGCTACCACTTCCTATGCAATCAAATTGAAGACAATAGAAGATCTTCCACAGCCTCCACTTCTAACCACCTTCCTCATAATGTCCCTAATAAGGTTTGGAAGTAGATCTGGACAAGCCGTTGCCCCCCAAAAATTAGAAGTTTATTATGGCGAGCTTGTGCTGGAGGTCTGGCTTCCGGCATTGATTTGAGGAAGAGAATTTTTTATATCAACCCTGCCTACCAATGTTGTGGAGCCCCAACTGAGACTGTAGATCATATTCTCCTTGAATGCCCTTTTGCTAGAGCAGTCTGGTTTGGGTCGAGCCTTGCCTTTTCTCCCCCGCAGCAACACTCAAGGCCTCAAGACTTTATTAACTCTTGGGACAGTTTGCAACTCCCCACAAGGCAACTAAATCGGGACATTGCAATATCTGCAATTTTCGTCTGTTGGAACCTCTGGCTGAGTAGGAATAGCCTAATTTTCAAGGTTGCACCCCACGCCCCCTATTGAAGTCATCCGTCAAACTGAGGGCCAGATCACTGAGTTTAAAGAGGCAACGCCTCACAGAAATTTATTCAGAAGTGCGCCAAAAGCTGGACTACAGATGGGCTGGTCTGCTCCATCGGAATCTTTTTTTAAACTCAATTCGGACTTCTCTATTGTCGGTGACAAGGGGGGCATTGGCTTCATCATTTGCATTGCTATGGGATCCCATTCGATTGCTCTTTCTGTGCCTAGTCATGCAACCTCTCCCCTTTTGCTAGGATGTTACATGCAATTTCAGAATGCACCGAGGATCTACAAGCTGAAACTGATTGCAGGGAGCTATTTTTTACCTTGTTAAACCAAGTAAGAAAATCCCCTTCCAGGCTGTCAGCTTAGTCTCGGATATTCAGGTCTTAGCATCCTATTTTCGAAGATGTATTTTCCTTCACACTTCCAAGGACAATAACAACGTTGCTGACTCCCTCGCCCGAAAAGCCGTGTCTCTGCCGAGCAAAACAACTTGGCCGCTATCCACTCCTTGGCTCTCTGATATTTGTATATCCGAAGCCTTGCACTCAGCTCGTGTTAATAGATAGCTCtcctttctaaaaaaaaaaaaaaaaatgatatatcgTGTACTGTATCCGAgaggtgattttaagagacatcATATCGTATTGTATAGAGAGATGCAATTTGCGCTAAAACTATACATgggaatgatcaagaaataCATAAATATGCTTATATGATACATTTAAAATACAGTTTGtggttgcgtttggtaacgaaaaaatggaataaagcatttggtgtaTTCATAGtgtgtgtttctttttttttaaacaaaaaatgagaaaaaaaaaaaaNNNNNNNNNNNNNNNNNNNNNNNNNNNNNNNNNNNNNNNNNNNNNNNNNNNNNNNNNNNNNNNNNNNNNNNNNNNNNNNNNNNNaaaaaaaaaaaaaggcattttgacacagaaattgaaatttccgtttttgacacgaaacgtcgtttctggactagaaacgttaccaaacatagccttaacaTAAAAACATCTTATTATACAATATGCAAATATATTCCAACCTGACGTAAGGATTTGAGTCATTTTTACCTAATTTGGTGATGCAtgatcaaaaataaaaaaagtgatTTGAGCACACCCCCCCCaaagttttttccttttgaaaaaCTTGCAACTTCACTACTTTATGGCCACggatctggatcctctccaataaATTGAGTGCACATCGGACGGTTGGCAATACCTAGGCACACATCTCTGACCATCGAATGTGCAGTGGGTGCAATGGCATATTTGAGAGGATCTAGTTCCCATCCCAAAGGCCTCTCAGTTATCCGATGTGTGCTAAAGGGGCTGgcacacttgagaggatctcgTTCCCATAACCAGCTGACTAAGTAAACTTTCCTCAAAACCAAAGCCGGTATCAATTAATAATTGGTCAATTGGTTTTAACCATCAGTCTTTAATCAattggttttagtttttttttgtatttttcagcTAATTAGTCGAGTTGCGCATAAGCAGGCCCGGCCACcttggttaaccaaaaaaaaaaaaaatttcagattttttttttttttggtcttttctACCGAATCGGTCATTACTCAGTCAGGTTTCGGTTCTTAATTGGTCTTTTGAATCAGTGAACTGAGTTGGACCGAGAGTGACCGATTACTCACAAAAATTGCATAATCCAAAAATTGAAACCGGGTCATTTATAGACATTTGGTTTAGCTTTGGGCTTAATTAGTCGGCCCTGTTGGTCCGGGCCATGATTTTGAGACCTCTAGCCCCTTTGATAGATCATCGACTTGTTTGCACGTGCGATACACACATGAGAGAGAAGTGAGTGGAttgagttttttattatttctggaGTTAAATTACTTATAGTAAAATTACCGATATCATTACATTttgaaaaacctttttttttttgtgcaagacCCACACTGGGCCCAGACAAGGGACCCTCGAAGGCCCAGGAAAGGGGCCCATTGGGTCCCTGAAGGGTATAGAGTATAGATTGTACAAGTAGAGACACAGATCAAGTAGACTCAAGTAATGTCTTTCCATGGGCCTGCTTTCAACTGGGCTCTGGACTGCCAATGTTTGGTCCCAAAGCATCTACCATGTCTTGTTCATAAACATGGACTAGGAAAAGCAGGCAGTTTGGGTTCATGAGCCTAGAACTGTTGATGTAAAGTAACCCCATATGTCCAAGGCCCATACATGAGCCCAATACATATTTTCTGGGCCAAATCCAAACCCATATATCCATTAAATTTTGGGCTCAGGAACTCTCTAACAATGAACTTGTTGCACAAATAATTAGCCAAAACATATAATCTGATCCTATTAAGAAGGGTAGTTTTGGTATTTGAAGGGGGATCATTGTCCCTATCCAATGGTTTATGTGCAGCCGTGCGCCATGCACGACTGTAACGAAACCTTTtacttatttttaatatatgtagggaaaaaaaaaataacaagaaaatTACATTAGTACACTAATAATCCTATATATTAGGTGTTATAATCAATTTGATATTGAAATATAGAAAAtagtcaaaattttcaattttagaatGTATGATAGAAACTATTATTACTTTTAGACTATGCCCTAATCATCAACATAAGgcttgattttatttatttattttggttgaaaaaaGGCTTGATTTCTATTGCTTAAAAAACACATCATTCAACTTTGTCAATTTTGAGGTAGAACATAGAATTTTAAAGTTCAAAATGATGACATAGGAGCTTAAATTCGATTGATTATTTTCGAGTTCTTTTTTTGTTTAGATATTGAAATAAATTAGTTGTGATTTAGATgttgaaaatatattattcagatatgaatttataaatttttattctgttatttatctatttaaaaaaaaaattctattgatCCCATCTTTATCATAAGAAAATGAGGAGAAAATTTGCCTAATCAAGATTTATAAATATTAGCCTTTTACTATTTCATTTTGCATGGGGTTTTCCCAGCTAGGGTTGTGGCAGTTTAATGGATGgctttgaaaataaaatacccAAAAGGGTTTATTTGTAATCTCAAGGTCTCTTGCTCACAggcatagttatcaattcggccgaataattcgcgaattattcggccgaaccgaattttaaagaattttatcaaaaattcggaccgaatccgaattaaaaataaaattctttaaaattcgcgactttttccaaaatgaatataaatcgcgaataattcggaccgaatccgaattaaaccgaaatatccggtccatttaaacattcattatttaaaaaaaaaaaccaaaaataaaaaatataaaaatataaaaacaattaaaaaaaaaaaaaccccaataagattttttgaccgcttttttgaccgaatccttaaattaatcatccgaagtattccgaataattctccgtccgaataattcccgaatccgaatttgctaactatgctcaCAGGTATGAAAAgcgagtaattttttttttttctttcgtcgAGGGTTTCTCTATTCACCCATGGTGATTGGATGTCTTGAGCATTGCAATCTTGGAATAGTATGTCATTGTTAATCCTTATCCTCTATTGTCGAAGATCCGATTAGTCTAATCAAATGGTCAAATCTCATGggttaagagattctctcttcacctacCATAGCTGAAGAAAAAATGGCGCCTTTCTACAAAGTTCATgcaatgaaataaaatatttgttCTACACAAGCAAAAGTAGAAGTGGAAATAGCCACTCCCCTGGAAAAGTAgcaatttcagaattttttattctatGCCATTTATTGAAGTCAGAAATCTTAAATTGGTTGGTTCATATTATTCCACATAGCCTTTTGTAAGTCTGGATATGGAATCTGTGATGTTGTAATACCTTATAGATTTATGTCTATGTATCAAGAAGgtaaaggggaagggggaacCATAGAATAACACTTTTCTCTTggataaaaagaagaaaggaaggtatAAGGGAACAAAACCAGCTGAGGATAATCCCCATTTTAGGCTTCAGAGATCATTAATTGTTATTTGGTGCGGTCTTATATCTATgctaatcttttttttatttcaattaaaagAAGTTTCCTTGAATAAATTGAAGTGGCCTAAGGTTATTCCTTGAGCCCTTATCTTTTTTATCATGGTCATGGAATGTTTTTCTTGAACGATGTTAGCATCTAGAGAACTGAATATGTTTCGAGGAATCAATGACATGAGGTGAACCTAAAATTTATGGATCGTCTTCTCTTTGCAGATGACACCTTTATGTTTGTAGAGTTAAGTAAAATGACTCTCTTACTCTTAAGACGAATTTAGATTTATTCGAAGATCTGACATTTTAACAAATCAATTTCAATAGGAGTGGGATTTACTTTTAGTTGAAATTGCCCCACCCCTTTGagacaatctctctctctctctcatccttccCATTCCAACTATGGATCCAGATTCTAAGCATTTACAGGTTCCAGCATTATTATCAAGAACCAAGACTAAGGCTGTCAAACCAATCATTTTCTGAGTCTCAAAGAAGCTCCATGATGGGAAGACTAACCTTCTGTCTCAAGCTGGTAGGACCATATAAATAAAATCTGTTCTTAATTAGCTCTATCTATTGAAAGCAAAATACTTAACAAAATCTCCATTAACTATAATATCAAATGGCAGATCAAAGAAGTAACTTAACAGGAGTTTGGCTGGGCAGCTTTAGTAATGAGTATGAAATATGGATAGGAATTCTC
Protein-coding sequences here:
- the LOC122077484 gene encoding dCTP pyrophosphatase 1-like; protein product: MRGSMEDTTTKDVSLQELRDKLAEFSSVRGWDQFHSPRNLLLALVGEVGELSEIFQWKGEVAKGLPNWTSDDKEHLEEEISDVLLYLVRLADVCGLDLGQAALTKLVKNAQKYPVINNPKLSYKKP